A window of Candidatus Afararchaeum irisae genomic DNA:
CTGGGGAACCCCGGCGAGTTCGGCGACCTCTATTCCGTACGACTCCGAGGCGGCTCCCTCGGCGACGTCGTGGAGAAAGACGACCTCGTCGCCCTTCTCCTTAGCCGCGACATGAAGATTAAAGACGTCGTCGAGCTCGTCGGCAATCTCGGTGAGCTCGTGGTAATGTGTCGCGAACATCGTCTTAGCGCCTATCTCGTCGTGTATGAACCTCGTCACCGCCCTCGCTATCGAGAGACCGTCGGCGGTACTCGTGCCTCTTCCTACCTCGTCGAGAAGAACCAGAGAGTCGTCTGTCGCTCCGTGGAGTATATTGGATAGCTCGACCATCTCGACCATGAATGTCGACCGCCCACCCGCGATGTCGTCGCTCGCCCCTACGCGGGTGAATATCCTGTCGATCACACCTATCTCGGCGGAGTCGGCGGGGACAAAGCTTCCGGTCTGAGCCATCACGGCTATGAGCGCGACCTGTCTCATGTAGGTCGACTTCCCCGACATGTTGGGACCCGTGATAACACCGAAGCCGCCTCCGTCTATCTCCGCGTCGTTGGGGACGAACGAGTCCTGTGTCGTCTCTACGACGGGATGGCGACCTCCCTCGATCTCTATACTGTCGCCCGTGTTGACCTCGGGACGTGAGTAGGAGTTCCTGACTGCGACGCCTCCCAGGGTGGTGAGGACGTCAATCTCGGCTAAGACGTCGGCGAGTCTCTGTACCCTCTCCGACTCCTCGGCGACCTCGCTCCTCACCTCCTTGAAAAGCTCGTACTCTAACTTGTCCGCCTTCTCGCCCGCTCCGAGTATCTCGTCCTCCCTCTCCTTTAGTTCGGGAGTGTAGAACCTCTCGGAGTTCTTGAGAGTCTGCCTCCTCGTGTAGTCGTCGGGTACCTTTTCGAGGTTGGGATTAGTGACCTCTATGTAGTAGCCGTGAACCTTGTTGAAGCCGACCTTGAGCGAGTCGATACCTGTCCTCTCACGTTCCTTCTCCTCCAACTCGGCGATCCATTCCTTACCTTCTCTCTCGGTACGTCTCAGACCGTCCAACTCGTCGTCGAAGCCCTCCTTTATTATGCCGCCCTCTGTGATCTCGATCGGCGGGTCTTCGTCTACTGCTCTACCTATCAGACCCCGAACCTCCTCCATCTCCATCTCGTCGAGTGAGTCGTGGAGCTCTCTCAGTCTCTCCGACTCGACGCCTTCCATCGCGTTCTTGACACGTGGGACGACATCGAGTGTCTGTTTGAGCGACAGTAGGTCTCTCGCGTTCGCGCGTCCCCTCGACACCCTCGTGATGAGACGTTCCATGTCGTAGACGTCCTTCAGGAGGTCACGTACCTCCTCTCTCGGAAGCGTGAGACGTCTCCACTCCTCGACTGCGTCGTGTCTCGCCCGGATCTCTTCGACGTCGACGAGAGGCTGTCTGAGCCAGTTCTTGAGCTTCCTGCTGCCTATCGCACAAGCCGTCTGGTCGAGTACGTCGACGAGCGTACGTCCGCTCCTCCTCGACTCGAAGATCTCGAGGCTCCTGAGAGCCACGGGGTCGAGAACCATGTAGTCGTGGGGGTCGTATCTCCTCAGACGGTTGACGTAGTCGAGTTCCTCGTCGTCGCCCTGTGTGTACTCGGCGTAGGACAGGAGACCCCCCGCCGCTCTCACCTCGTCGTCGCCGTCAAGGAGTATCCCGGGGTCGCCGAAGTACGACTCGACTATCTCCTCTGCCTCGTCTCTTCCGAATCCGTCGTGGCGCGTGACCATACCGCCGTACCCGTGTTCGGAGAAGAAGTCGGAGTCGTCGTCCCTTCCCACGACTGCCTCAGACGGCTCGAAACGTTCGACCTCGTCCCTCAGAACCTCGTCGCTCTCCGAGGAGGTAACGAGGAACTCGCCCGTCGAGACGTCCATAAATCCGAGTGCGTCGTCCCATAGGGAGACGATGTAGTTGTTGTCGTCGTCTTCGAGTAGCTCGTCCTCGACGAGAGTGCCGGGTGTGACTACACGTGTGACCGCTCTTCTCACGACACCCGTCGTCTCGTCGGGGTCTTGAACCTGGTCGGCGACAGCCACCCTGTATCCCTCGTCGAGAAGCCCCTCTATGTACGAGTCGGCTGAGTCTATCGGAATCCCTGCCATCGGGTACTCGCCCGAGTTGTCCTCTCTCTGTGTCAGCGTGAGTTCGAGGACGCGTGCCGTCTCCTCAGCAGCCTCACAGAAGGTCTCGTAGAAGTCGCCGACCTGGAACAGAACGACTGAGTCGTCGTACTCGTTACACAGCTCGTAGTACTGCTCCATCATCGGAGTTAGGTCGTCACGGTTCTCCTCCATCTTACTCGGAGCACCCGTGACCCTCCTCTCGTCTTTCGAATTCGAATCCGTATCCGCGTCCGCGTCCGTGTCCGCGTCCGCTTCGCCGTCTTCCGAGCCCCTGTCACGCGTCTCTTCTTTCACATAGTATACAGTTCCATCTGTCCTAAAACGTTTACCGGCTTTCCGGCATCCACACCTCCACCTGAACCTGCGCAAGAGCCTTGTGTCTCGCTTGTCTATCCGCGACGTGAGAACATGACTGACAGAGAGATACCCCCGATAGGACTCGGAACGTGGCAGAACACAGATCCCGAACAGTGTGCCGACTCGGTATCGTTCGCTCTCGACTACGGATACCGTCACATAGACACAGCGCAGGCTTACGACAACGAGGAGTACGTCGGAGACGGCTTGGCGAGGGCGGACGTTGACAGGGAGGATTACTTCCTCGCCACGAAGGTCTGGATAGACAGCCTCGGGTACGACGACGTCCTGTCGAGTACCCAAGAGAGCCTCGAAAAGCTCGGAGTCGACTACGTCGACATACTCTACGTCCACTGGCCTGCTGGCGACTACGACTCGGAGGATACTATGAGAGCCTTCAACGAGCTATACGACGACGGTAAGATACGTAACATAGGCGTGAGTAACTTCACCCCCGAAGATCTCGAAGAAGCCGTAGAGGTCTCCGACGCTCCGATACTCGCCAACCAGGTCGAGATGCATCCCCTTCTCCAGCAGGACGAGATACTCGGTTACGCCGACGAACTCGGTATAGAGGTAGTAGCCTACTCGCCACTTGCACGCGGAAAGGTCTTCGACATACCCGAGCTTACCGAGGTCGCCGACAAACACAACGCCGACGAGGCACAGGTCAGCCTCGCGTGGATAGACGAGAAGGGTGCACATCCGATTCCGAAGGCGACTGGCTCCGACCACATAAGGGATAACTACGCCGCTCTGGAGCTCGAACTCGACGACGAGGACATAGAGAAGATAGACTCGATAAAAAGAGAAGAGAGGCTCGTAGATCCCGACTTCGCCCCCGACTGGTAGGACTACTTCTCAAGCCAGTCGGCGAACGACCCCTCGAACAGTGTCTCCTTCTGAAGCTCTATGTACTTTCTCTCTGTCTTCCTCAAGGCGGTCTCGAACTCCTCGCCCTCTGAGAGACGTCTCTTGACCTCCTTCTTCTTCCAGTCGGCGGGCGTGATACCCTCCTCGTACCTCTTCTTGAGGGGCCAGAGATACGTGTACGCCTCGTCGCCGTCTATTCCGTACGACTGGAGACCCCGTGACGCGAGTTCGATCATCTCGTCGTAGACTTCGTCGCCGTTCAACTCGCTCCCGTCGGAGCCTATCCAGTCTATCTCGGCGTCCAAGCCGTTCTCGGCGGCGTCGTAGAACGAGTCGCGCGCCTTCTCCCACTCTAGGTCTATCAGGGGATGGTCGAGTCTCGTGAGTGCGGTGAGTAGTCCGGCGTAGAGTGCCTGGAAGCCTATCGTGTCTCTTATCGTGGGCTGTCCCGCGAGTGGACGGAACTCGACACGGACGTGGGCGTCGCTCCTCGTAGAGCCCTCGAAGACGGGTCTTATCCATCTCCAGTAGGTTCCTCTTTTCATCTTGAGATGTCCGAACTCGTCGTCGAACCTCGATCCGCCGTCTATCGGCATCGGGACGTATACCTCGTCGTCGGCTATCGCGTCGACCGCCTCCTCTACTGTCTCTATGTCACGTGGGAAAGAGACCTTCTCGGTCTTGTCACGGAAGTTGAGGACACTCTCGAAGACGTTTATGCGTGACTCGTCCCACGCGTCCTCGATTATTAGATCCGCGGGGACGTCGTCGTAGAGGTCGGGGGGGAAGAAGGGCGAGTTGACGCCGAGAGAGAGTATCGCGGGAGCTATCCTGAGTGCGTACGAGAAATACATCGGAAGCTCCGAAGCCTGAGGCACCTGGTAATGGGGCTGTATGGAAGTGATCAGAGACTCGGGCATCACCGTCTTAGATTCGAGCGAGACGTGGGGAGCCTTAAGCTCTATGTCGCCTTCCATACGGAGCATCTGGTTACTCATCGCGTGGTATCTCACGCTCGGGGACATATTCGAAGCTATATGTACGCCGTCGTCCTCCGCCCCCGCTAAGAGGTACTCGCGCGCAGT
This region includes:
- the mutS gene encoding DNA mismatch repair protein MutS; this encodes MEENRDDLTPMMEQYYELCNEYDDSVVLFQVGDFYETFCEAAEETARVLELTLTQREDNSGEYPMAGIPIDSADSYIEGLLDEGYRVAVADQVQDPDETTGVVRRAVTRVVTPGTLVEDELLEDDDNNYIVSLWDDALGFMDVSTGEFLVTSSESDEVLRDEVERFEPSEAVVGRDDDSDFFSEHGYGGMVTRHDGFGRDEAEEIVESYFGDPGILLDGDDEVRAAGGLLSYAEYTQGDDEELDYVNRLRRYDPHDYMVLDPVALRSLEIFESRRSGRTLVDVLDQTACAIGSRKLKNWLRQPLVDVEEIRARHDAVEEWRRLTLPREEVRDLLKDVYDMERLITRVSRGRANARDLLSLKQTLDVVPRVKNAMEGVESERLRELHDSLDEMEMEEVRGLIGRAVDEDPPIEITEGGIIKEGFDDELDGLRRTEREGKEWIAELEEKERERTGIDSLKVGFNKVHGYYIEVTNPNLEKVPDDYTRRQTLKNSERFYTPELKEREDEILGAGEKADKLEYELFKEVRSEVAEESERVQRLADVLAEIDVLTTLGGVAVRNSYSRPEVNTGDSIEIEGGRHPVVETTQDSFVPNDAEIDGGGFGVITGPNMSGKSTYMRQVALIAVMAQTGSFVPADSAEIGVIDRIFTRVGASDDIAGGRSTFMVEMVELSNILHGATDDSLVLLDEVGRGTSTADGLSIARAVTRFIHDEIGAKTMFATHYHELTEIADELDDVFNLHVAAKEKGDEVVFLHDVAEGAASESYGIEVAELAGVPQKVVDDARRFLRQKEDDVGKDREEDEAAVSETQVGVPLEPDRGRDNGETKEDEGEPRDRDGDVDWDETETEEGSEEGRTHKSDDDRDTDEIIEELRETDVANTTPMEALEKLDSLKKKL
- a CDS encoding aldo/keto reductase; the encoded protein is MTDREIPPIGLGTWQNTDPEQCADSVSFALDYGYRHIDTAQAYDNEEYVGDGLARADVDREDYFLATKVWIDSLGYDDVLSSTQESLEKLGVDYVDILYVHWPAGDYDSEDTMRAFNELYDDGKIRNIGVSNFTPEDLEEAVEVSDAPILANQVEMHPLLQQDEILGYADELGIEVVAYSPLARGKVFDIPELTEVADKHNADEAQVSLAWIDEKGAHPIPKATGSDHIRDNYAALELELDDEDIEKIDSIKREERLVDPDFAPDW